A single window of Salvia splendens isolate huo1 chromosome 8, SspV2, whole genome shotgun sequence DNA harbors:
- the LOC121743927 gene encoding cytochrome P450 93B2-like, which yields MEQLEIGLFAALFFLSAALTRIFLRKKERFPPGPFPLPVIGHLHLLGPRLHQTFHDLSQRYGPLMQLRLGSINCVVTSSPELAKECLKTQEMVFSSRKHSTAIDIVTYDSSFAFSPLGPYWKFIKKLCTYELLGARNLLHFQPIRTLEVNTFLQILLRKGKSGESFNLTEELVKLTSNVISHMMLSIRCSGTEGEAEAARTVIREVTQIFGEFDVADIIWVCKNFDFQGIKKRSLDIQRRYDALLENIITAREKQRRSGAAAGEAKDFLDMFLDIMESGKAEVTFTREHLKALILDFFTAGTDTTAIVSEWAIAELINNPRVLKKAQDEIAKVVGFERVLEESDGPNLPYLQAVIKETFRLHPPIPMLARKSISDCVIDGYTVPANSLLFVNLWSMGRNPKIWDSPAEFRPERFLEKANTAIDIKGQHFELLPFGTGRRGCPGMLLGIQEVVIIIGSMIQCFEWKLPDGLGSVDMTERPGLTAPRAEDLICRVVPRIDPSVVSVSV from the exons ATGGAGCAATTGGAAATCGGCTTATTCGCggccctcttcttcctctccgcCGCTCTTACCCGCATTTTTCTGAGGAAAAAGGAGCGGTTCCCTCCGGGGCCCTTCCCCCTCCCTGTGAtcggccacctccacctcctCGGCCCCCGCCTCCACCAGACCTTCCACGACCTGTCGCAGCGCTATGGGCCGCTGATGCAACTCCGCCTCGGCTCCATCAACTGCGTGGTGACGTCGTCTCCGGAGCTGGCCAAGGAGTGCCTGAAGACGCAGGAGATGGTGTTCTCGTCGCGCAAGCACTCCACCGCCATCGACATCGTCACCTACGACTCCTCCTTCGCCTTCTCCCCCTTAGGCCCCTACTGGAAATTCATCAAGAAGCTCTGCACCTACGAGCTCCTCGGCGCCCGCAACCTCCTCCATTTCCAGCCCATCCGCACCCTCGAGGTCAACACCTTCCTCCAAATCCTTCTGCGCAAGG GAAAATCAGGGGAGAGCTTCAACTTGACGGAGGAGCTGGTGAAGCTGACGAGCAATGTGATATCGCACATGATGCTGAGCATACGGTGCTCGGGGACGGAGggggaggcggaggcggcgagGACGGTGATTCGCGAGGTGACGCAGATATTCGGAGAATTCGACGTGGCGGACATCATCTGGGTGTGCAAGAACTTCGATTTCCAAGGGATAAAGAAGAGGTCGTTGGATATCCAGAGGAGATACGACGCCTTGCTCGAAAACATCATCACCGCCAGGGAGAAGCAGCGCCGCAGTGGCGCTGCCGCTGGGGAGGCTAAGGATTTTCTGGACATGTTTCTGGATATAATGGAGAGTGGGAAGGCGGAAGTCACATTTACACGGGAACATCTCAAAGCTTTAATTCTG GATTTCTTCACCGCCGGCACCGACACAACGGCGATAGTCTCGGAGTGGGCGATAGCGGAGCTGATTAACAACCCTAGAGTGCTGAAGAAAGCTCAAGACGAGATCGCGAAAGTCGTCGGCTTCGAGAGAGTTCTAGAAGAATCCGACGGCCCAAACCTGCCGTACCTGCAGGCCGTGATTAAGGAAACGTTTCGTCTACATCCGCCGATCCCAATGCTGGCGAGGAAATCGATCTCCGATTGCGTCATCGACGGCTACACAGTTCCAGCCAACTCTCTGCTGTTCGTCAACCTCTGGTCGATGGGCAGGAACCCCAAGATCTGGGACAGCCCGGCGGAGTTCCGGCCGGAGCGGTTTCTGGAGAAGGCGAACACCGCCATCGACATCAAAGGGCAGCATTTCGAGCTTCTGCCGTTCGGTACGGGCAGACGGGGCTGCCCGGGGATGTTGCTTGGAATTCAAGAGGTGGTCATCATAATCGGATCGATGATCCAGTGCTTCGAGTGGAAGCTGCCCGATGGCCTCGGTTCCGTCGACATGACGGAGCGCCCTGGGCTCACGGCGCCGCGGGCGGAAGATTTGATCTGCCGCGTCGTGCCGCGGATCGATCCATCGGTTGTTTCGGTTAGTGTCTAA